The nucleotide window ATGCCGCACACACTGCTCGCGCCACAGCGAGAAATGGGTGGCATACGCACGGTGATAGCGGGTCATGGTATCCTTCTCCACGCGACGCTTGTCACGCAGTGTGGACTCACATTCTTCAAACTCGATGTTCCCCTCCCAATCCGGCTGGGATTCCTCCTGACAGAAGGGGACCAGGATGACGGCGCGCCCCTTCCCCGTGACGAGCTGATTCGTCACCCGATCCGGTGGCGACTCGCTGAGGAGATCGCTCAGCAGGATGCGCAAGGAGCCCGTGCGCATCGGAGTGCGATCGATCAAGGAAGGCAGCATCACGCCCGTCAGCTTTTCCTTCAGGGGCCAGTCATAGGCGAGCAGCCGATCCACTGGCGTGTCCCGCGACTCATCATCCAGCATGTGCACCCGTGTGGAGGCGCCGAGACGCAGTGCACTCTCGAGGCAGAAATACAACAGCTCCCAGGAGCGCGTGGCCTTTTGAGTCGTGAGGAACATGGACGGGCTCGCATCAAACAGAATATCCACCCTCGGCGTCACCTCCTGCCGGTAGAGTTTCATCGTGTAGTTCCCGGAGCGCGCATAAGCCTGCCAGTTGATGTGGCGCGGATCATCGCCTGGGAGGTAAGGACGCTGGTCCTGGAAATCGATGGAGCTCCCGGTTCCCTGCCCCAGTACGCTGCCCGCGGTACCACTCCACTGACCACTGCGCAGAGGAAGTCGCGCCACGCCAGTCACGGCTTTCATGCGCGCGTGAATCGCCGCCAGGGCCGCAGGGGTGGAAGCTTTGGCAGTGGAGGATGTGACAGCAGCAGCCATGATGCTAACGAAGGTGATGTGAGCAATCAGGCGGCATTCGAAACTACCGGCGTGGGATAATCAAACTCCTTCGTACTCGCCTGCGATTGCTTTTCCAGTTCTGAGATGAAGCGGAACTCACGCATGGCCCGGAAGCCCAGATATGCGCAGATGATGGCGCAGGCTGGAAGGGTGAACATCGCATAGAAATGCCCCAGCGGACTGGCCGCCCCTTCCTCCATCAGCACGAACCACACACTGGTGGGCAACGGCGCGAGCCAGCGGAAAGCATCCTCCGGATCAAGACTGGGCGCATTGCCAGCCACATTGGCGACCACATAGCAAAGCCCGAACAGCGCCTGGGACAACACATAAAGCCAGATGGGCTGCCGTGCCCTTGGGAAGAGCAAAATCACCACCACGGGTGAAATGATGGAGGTGAAGATGATGGGGAACATCAAGCGCGACTCCAGCAGGTAGTCTCCGAGTTCCACCGGTTTGAAGCGCTGAATCACACCCATGCCGATGGCAAACGCCAGTCCGGCAAGCACCAGGGTAAACACCAGACCCGATGCCCAGCCGGGATACAGCAGACGGCCCGCCAGCCTGCCAAAGAATCCACGCCGGGCAAAGCTGGAGTACAGACTCGGCACGTGCTGCGTGCGCTCACTGAGCGATTCCAGCATGACCCACGCAGTGGCAACAGAACAGCAGAGAGTCCAGGTCATGGACGCGTGTTCCTCACCGAACCATGCCAACAACACACCTACCGCTCCCATCACAAGAATCACCATGCGCTTCCGTCCGGAGTGATTCTCCGAGATGGGCGCGATGCGCGACGCTGCAATCTCCAGCAGCAGGTACACGTGCATCACTGCCAGGAGCGGCAGCATCCACAGGAGCCATGTTCTCGATGGGCCGCCTCCCGAGACGAGGTAGGACCGGTCAAACACCATCGAGAGCAGAAAGCTCATCGCAAAGAACAGGCCCAGCACCACCAGAATACGGAGGGCGATGTGCGCACTTGAAAGCGCAAGCGCTCCCGCGGTGAGCACCATGGAGGCCAGCATCATGATGCCGATGCCGGTGAGATCGGAAACAATATCCACCTCGCCAAAGAAGTACCGCAGCACCGCGTAAGGCAGGATGGCAGTCACCACGAGGAGCGTCTGGGCAATCAGGGCCACCCACTTGCCCAGCACAATGCGGAATGCCGTGAGATGCGTCAGCTGTACCAAGTCCAGCGTATTCACCTTCAATTCCTCACTCACCGCCGTAAGGCCGCGCGCCGGCATCAGGATCAGCAGGGGAATCCAGATGAAGGCGGCGAAGAATCCGCTGAAGCCGTCCGCACTGCCGCTGCCTCCGTGCGCCACCTCCAGAAGCTGGAGCCCGGTGATCAGAATCATCACGACCTGGATGAGGATGAAGGTGGTGATGAACATCTTTGTCTTCAGGCCCTGGCGAAGTTCCTTCACCAGGATGGGACTGAGCCAGTCGGCAAAGTCCATGCCATTCGGAAGAATGCGCTCGGGCGCTCGGGGGGCAACAGTGGCGGAACTCATGAAGTGGGGGAAGACGTGGGAGTGGAGACAGGCGGGGGTGATGCAGGAATGGCGTGGAACTGCCAGTCCACGGAGCGTCCGTCATTAAAACGGGACTCCACGATGGCCAGCGGAAGCACAGCCACAAAGATGGCCACCACCAGCCAGATGAGCACGGACATGAAAACGCCGGCGCTCCAGTCGCGACTGACATTGATCATCATCCAGAGAATGCTTTCGAAAATTGGCAGGCCACCCAGGATCAACAATCCTCCCACTACCGCGCGCCACACGGCCGGCATGATGGCAAGCAACAATCCCCAGGCCGCGATCACACCGGACGCCACTCCGATCCAGGCGAGCCGCATGAAGTCACCCACGACGTCCACACCGCTGAGGAAATAGCGCAGCGTGATGTAGGGCAGCATGGTCGTCATGATGAGTCCCACCATGAACATGGTCACCACCAGCTTGCTCACGGCGATGCGCCGCGCCAGCACACCGGTCACACGCAGCAGCGGCAGATTACCGGGCTCCACATCCGCATCGGCAATGAAGATGCCCCGGAGCGGCAGCAGGACATGGAGCACGAGCGTGATGTTCGCAAAGAACAGGACATCCATCCACATCTTCCCCATGGTTCCCGCACGCCCTCCCGGAGTTTCCATCCCATAGAGCATGTGCACCGCAACGAGTACCACCATGCTGAACTGCACCCAGAGGAACAGCCAGATGAACCACCGGCTCCGCAACCCCTGACGCAGATCCTTCACCAACAGCGGGCTGAACCAGTCCGGAAAGTCTGGTGCTGCGTTGATGGAACTGACGGCGGCGGTCATGTCGTTTGGAAAAGGCAACTGAAAGCGATGGCTGGGGTGCCGGGAAAAATCAGGTGTGCCGCGTGCTGCCATCCACGGAAATCTTGCGCAGCATGTCGACAAAGGCGTCTTCGAGCCGCCGCTCTTCACGGTGAAACTCGATGACTGGCAGACCATCCAGGATCATCTTCTTGAGTCCTGCTGCCAGCACGAGCGGATCACTGCTTTCCACCAGCAGGCGGGCGCCATCACGCCGCTCTTCCAGCAGGGACCAGAGTGGATTCATGGATGCCCACTGGGTGAGCATGTCACCGGGTCCGGCCAGCACAATGTCCAGCACCATCTGCGCGTTCCCGTTGGCGCTGTTCCCATGATTGCGGCGCAGGGACTCCGCGGAACCGTGGTACACCATCTTCCCTCCATCGATGAAGAGCAGGGTGTCGCACATCTCCCCCAGTTCACTGAGGATATGGCTGCTGATGAAAAGCGTCTTCCCGCGTTGCGCGAGCAGGCGCACGAGATTCTTGAACTCCAGGCGCGCCTTGGGATCCAGGCCCGCAGCAGGTTCATCCAGGATCATGAACTCCGGATCCGGCAGCAGCATGCGGCCAAAGCAAAGCCGCTGGCCCATGCCCTTGCTGAGCTTGTTCATGGGACGATCCGCCAGCACGGTGAGATCCGCGAAGTCCATCACTTCCTCCA belongs to Roseimicrobium gellanilyticum and includes:
- a CDS encoding ABC transporter ATP-binding protein — its product is MSASPASVTASATAPVPPPLPETLVTVRRLNRIFDNVHAVKDISFDIARGQVVGFIGANGAGKTTTMRMMATLDVPNSGTIRIADMDVVQRPGSVRRLIGWMPDHYGTYAHMTVFEYLDFFARAYGFKREQRRTRVEEVMDFADLTVLADRPMNKLSKGMGQRLCFGRMLLPDPEFMILDEPAAGLDPKARLEFKNLVRLLAQRGKTLFISSHILSELGEMCDTLLFIDGGKMVYHGSAESLRRNHGNSANGNAQMVLDIVLAGPGDMLTQWASMNPLWSLLEERRDGARLLVESSDPLVLAAGLKKMILDGLPVIEFHREERRLEDAFVDMLRKISVDGSTRHT
- a CDS encoding ABC transporter permease, which codes for MSSATVAPRAPERILPNGMDFADWLSPILVKELRQGLKTKMFITTFILIQVVMILITGLQLLEVAHGGSGSADGFSGFFAAFIWIPLLILMPARGLTAVSEELKVNTLDLVQLTHLTAFRIVLGKWVALIAQTLLVVTAILPYAVLRYFFGEVDIVSDLTGIGIMMLASMVLTAGALALSSAHIALRILVVLGLFFAMSFLLSMVFDRSYLVSGGGPSRTWLLWMLPLLAVMHVYLLLEIAASRIAPISENHSGRKRMVILVMGAVGVLLAWFGEEHASMTWTLCCSVATAWVMLESLSERTQHVPSLYSSFARRGFFGRLAGRLLYPGWASGLVFTLVLAGLAFAIGMGVIQRFKPVELGDYLLESRLMFPIIFTSIISPVVVILLFPRARQPIWLYVLSQALFGLCYVVANVAGNAPSLDPEDAFRWLAPLPTSVWFVLMEEGAASPLGHFYAMFTLPACAIICAYLGFRAMREFRFISELEKQSQASTKEFDYPTPVVSNAA
- a CDS encoding DUF58 domain-containing protein, with the translated sequence MAAAVTSSTAKASTPAALAAIHARMKAVTGVARLPLRSGQWSGTAGSVLGQGTGSSIDFQDQRPYLPGDDPRHINWQAYARSGNYTMKLYRQEVTPRVDILFDASPSMFLTTQKATRSWELLYFCLESALRLGASTRVHMLDDESRDTPVDRLLAYDWPLKEKLTGVMLPSLIDRTPMRTGSLRILLSDLLSESPPDRVTNQLVTGKGRAVILVPFCQEESQPDWEGNIEFEECESTLRDKRRVEKDTMTRYHRAYATHFSLWREQCVRHGMGFARVPAEVEILAALRMEAVGSGCIDM